The Syntrophotalea acetylenivorans genome contains the following window.
CTCAAGTTTCAGGCGCCTTTATTCATGCAGTCCTTTTGCCATACCGCGGCCTATCCCAAACCGTCCGATGTGCTTATGCACCGTAAACTGCCCGACTTTATCAGTGAACGGGGAGGCGTGGCGCTGCGTCCCGGCGACGGGGTCATTCACTGCTGGTTGAACCGTCTGTTGCTGCCCGACACCGTCGGCACCGGAGGCGATTCCCACACCCGCTTCCCCTTGGGCATCTCCTTTCCGGCCGGTTCCGGTTTGGTGGCCTTTGCCGGGGCCTTGGGTTTTATGCCCCTGGATATGCCCGAGTCTGTTTTGGTGCGGTTCAAGGGGACCTTGAAGCCGGGCATCACCCTGCGTGATTTGGTCAACGCCATTCCCTATGCCGCTATTCAGCAGGGACTGCTGACCGTGCCGAAAAAGAACAAGAAAAATATTTTCAACGGCCGCATTCTGGAGATGGAGGGACTGCCTGACCTCAGTGTCGAACAGGCTTTTGAGCTGACCTGCGCCGCGGCCGAACGGAGTGCCGCCGCCACCTGTATCGATCTCTCCGAAGCCAGTGTGGCCACCTTTCTACGTTCCAATATCGCCCTGATGCGGCGCATGATCTCTGATGGTTATCAGGATGCAGCAACTTTGCAGGCACGTATCGACGCTGCCGAGAACTGGCTGCAAAAGCCGCAACTTCTGCGGGCCGATGGCCATGCCGAGTATGCCGCGGTGATTGAAATCGATCTGGATCAAATCGATGAACCCCTGGTTTGCTGCCCCAACGACCCCGACGACGTTAAACCCCTGTCGGCTGTAGCCGAACAAGCGATCGACGATGTCTTCATCGGTTCCTGCATGTCCAATATCGGTCAGTTTCGCGCCGCTGCTGCCCTTTGGCGGGGGCAGGAATATACCGGTGCAGTGCGTACCTGGCTTTGCCCTCCGACACGCATGGATCAGCGGCAACTTAAAGAAGAGGGGCTGTTTACTTTGTTTAGCGCCATCGGTGGACGGATCGAACCCGCCGGTTGTTCTTTATGCATGGGTAACCAGGCCCGGGTACCCGATAAGGTTCAGGTTTTTTCCACCTCCACCCGCAACTTCGATAATCGCCTGGGCGATGGTGCCCAGGTCTATCTCGGTTCGGCAGAGCTGGCTGCCATGGTCAGCATGCTCGGCCGCATGCCGAGCGTCGAGGAGTATTTTAAGCTTTTTGCAGAAAAGGTTGCGCCCGTTGCCGACGAGGTATATCGCGGGTTGCAGTTTGATGAAATGGAGGGCTACCAGTCTTAGCCGGCAAACAGTAGCAGTTCTGTCACGTCCTAAAATAGATTGACGGTTTTTTCAAGCCACCTCCCTTGCGGAGGTGGCTTTCTTATGTACTTCTTCTGGTGTTTTCATGTCTAAGCTGAGGTGTGGCCTCAGACGATTGTAGGTATCGACGGATTCCCGCACCAAACCCTTCAACTCACTCAAAGTCCGGCACTTGGTGATCAGAAACTCCTGCTTCAAAATACCATTTACCCTCTCGGCCAAAGCGTTCTGATAACAATCATAGCCATCTGTCATTGACGGCGTCATACCATGACGCTTTAGCTCTTGCTGGTAGATCGCTGAACAATATTGTAGACCTCGGTCTGAATGGTGTATTAACGCTCGGCTTGTCTGTCGTTGCTTAGCTGCCCGACGTAAAGCTTTTACGACCCTGTCAGCACGCATATTGTCACTGACTTCATAACCCATGATTTTGCGGCTATAGGCATCTGTGACCAATGATAGATAGTGAACACCTTCATCCGTTTCAACGTAGGTAATATCGCTCACAAAGGCTTGTTCGGCACAGCTGATCTCTTGACTGCCTAAACGATTCGGGTATTTCTTCATCCAATGTTTGCTGTGCGTCGTTTTTGTGTAGCGCTTGATCGGTGTCACCAGCAGTTGATGCGCTCTCAAATAGTCAAAAAAAGCGTCACGCCCCAACTTTATTCCCTGCTCAACAAACATGGGTTTCAACAAAAAATACAGTTTGCGCGTACCAAGCCGCGGCATAAACCGTCTGACCTCCATCACCATTGACTTGACGGGTGCCAACTCTATGCTGCGCTGCTCACTGCGTTTTTCTCTTTGATAAACGGCTTGCCGGGTGATGCCAAGGAGCTTACAAGCGCGGCTTAGACTCAGCCCTTTTTGTTTTTGAAGGCGTCTCGCTCCTTGGCAATATACTTTTTTCGCAGTCCCGTTCCGTGCTCTGCATCCAGGATATCCACCACTTCATTCAACAACAGATTGCGAAGACGTTCATCCTCAAGTTCGCGCTCGAGTCGCTTGATTTTCTGTGCGGGACTTTCTTTGGCTTTGGGAGATTTGGGCATGGTCATCCTCACAGGTTGGGTCCAATCCAGCCTTCCGTGTTTTCGCAACCATTTTAACACTGTCGAGCGGCCCTGGATGCCATAAATCTTCTGAGCCTGCTTGTAGGTCATGTCGCCTTTTTCTACGGCAGCAACCACCTGCAATTTAAAGCCCATGGTGTAATCACGTTGAGTACGTCTCTTCCGCTTACTTTCTGCTGTGTCCATAAATAAGCCTCCTAGCTGTAAACTTATTTCAGGACGGGACATTCAGTCAAAAAAGGCCGTCTCCCAAATCGGGAGACGGCCTTTTGGTTTGCGCCTAAAGTCTTTCTTTTAGTAGTTGCGTTTTGAGTGACCAGGCAAACGGTTATGAGAAGCCTTTAAACCCCAACCCCATATCTCACGCAAAGCCGCAAAGCCGCCAAGAGAATCAAAACCTGATTTTCAGGGTTTGCTTTGCGCCTTTGCGTCTTGAGAGAGCGAAGCGAACGGGCGTGAGGCCGCTTTTCAGGGTTTGCAAACGCTAGCCGAATTCAATCGCCAAACCGATCGTGCCATTGGTTGCAAATCGTTACCGCTCTAACCCCCAACCCTATATCTTACGCAAAGCCGCAAAGCCGCCAAGAGAATCAAAACCTGATTTTCAGGGTTTGCTTTGCGCTTTTGCGTCTTGAGAGAGCGAAGCGAACAGGCGTGAGTTCGCTTTTCAGAAGTTCTAAATTCAATCCGGATTCAACCGCCGAATCGTTCGTGCCATTTGTCGAAAATCACTACCTTGTCCTCACCGTGGCGGGCCAGGGAATTACGGACTTTATCAACGCTGCGCTCGAAGCCGAGTTTGGCCGGGTTTTTGGAAAAAAACAGGTCCGCGTAGGCGACGATCCGCTCCTCCAGGCTTAGGGGCAGCATATCCCGTACCGGCAAAGGTAGTTTCTGACGCACAATCTCTTCAGCGCTTAAACCGACACCGATGTGTCGCTCGCATACCAGTGCATGGCGTGGCAGGCCTTCGGCGTCGAGGAGTTCCCGTCCCTTGATGCCATGGCAGAGATAGGGCAGTGTTCCCTTGCATCCGAGCAGGGGGGCGGCGGTGAAAAGAATGCCGATGTCGTGCAACAGGGCCGCTTCGCGGACGAAATCCGTATCAACGGCGGTTTTCGGCATTCGGTTGGCGATGATAACCGCTTTTTCGGCGACTTGCTCGCTGTGTTGCAACAAAATGCGATGGGTGGTGCTTCCCGGTGGATAATGTTTTTCTATCAGTGCAATGGGGTTCACAGGAATAAAGCATTTCCGTTTTAGTAGGGTGTGAAGTTTATGGTCTCTTTTTTTTATAATATATTTCAGCCGGTTAAGGCCAGCTAAAATATGTTCAGATGTTGGATAGGTATGGTGACCTGTTGCAGATGTTCTATACTCTGAACAAGGGTTTACATCTTTGAAGGGGGCGATTATGGAGCAGCAAGTTGTTTTGCGAGGCCATTTGATCGATGACCAGATTTTGTCCCGGGTGCTGGACGCTATCGGTAGCCTCGGGGCTGAACACGAGATTGAAAAGCTCTCGGTCGGTCGTACCCGCCAGGATTGCAGCGAGGTGTTGTTGAGAATAACCGCACCGACCAGTGAAGTTTTGGCTGAAGTGCTGGAACGTATCGCTGTTTTAGGGGCTGAGCCTGTTGAGTTTCTTCCTGCCCGGTTACAACCCGCTCCCGGCGACGGTGTTTTGCCGAAGCATTTTTATGCTACCACCAATTTGCCGACGAAAGTTCTGGTTGCCGGACACTGGCTGTCTGTGACCGAAGAAGAGATGGATCTGGCCCTGGTGGTTTCTCCTGAACTGGATCGGGTCAGGGCGCTACCCATGACTGCGGTAAAGGCGGGCGATCAGGTCGTGGTTGGCGAACAAGGAGTGCGGGTCAGTTATCCTCCCCGGGTATCGGGGGAGCACAGTTTTCGCTTTATGAGCAGCAGTGTTTCGGCCGAAAAGCCCAAGAGTCCTTTGCTTCAGCAGGTCGTTGCCGCGGTTCGTCGCATCAAGCAGGCGAATAAAAAGGTTTTGTTGGTCGGAGGCCCAGCCATCGTTCATACCGGAGCCGGACCGCTCCTCGAGGAACTGATTCGCCAGGGGTGGGTCGACGTTCTGTTTGCCGGTAACGCCCTGGCGGCCCACGATATTGAGCAGGCGCTGTTCGGTACCTCTCTGGGAGTGCCGGTGTGCGGTGACCGGCCAAGCCGATCGGGCCATGCTCATCATCTATGGGCTATCAATTCCATTCGAGAGGCCGGATCCATTAAGGGGGCTGTTACCTCCGGTGTCCTCAATCGGGGCATCATGCACGCCTGTGTTACCCATCAAATCCCCTTTGTACTGGCCGGTTCCATTCGGGACGACGGGCCGCTGCCGGAGGTCGTCACCGATGTGCTGGTGGCTCAAGAGGCGATGCGCCAACAATTATCCGGGGTCGGTCTGGCTTTTATGATCGGCACCACATTGCACGCTATTGCTACCGGCAACCTGCTGCCTGCCCGGGTCTTTACCGTCTGTGTTGACATCAATCCGGGAGTGGTGACGAAGCTGCACGACCGTGGCAGTCGTCAGTCTCTGGGCATCGTTATGGATGCTGCTTCCTTTCTCGAACAGTTGGCTCGAGGGTTGGAAGTTGAAATCAGTAACGAGTGATGAGTGATGGGGCTTGAATCTGAAATCAGCCACTAACCACCGTCCACGTTCGTGGAGGTGTTCGGCAGAGTATTCAAAAACAACCACGCCCCAGGTAGCAGCGCTACGGCGAACAGTACCGCCATTACGCCAAAGGTAGGACGCAAACCGAGGTGGTCGGCGGCTAGTCCCACCAGGGGGCCTGTCGCAACGAACAGAATGCGAAAGGCCAGGCTGTGCAAAGACAGGATGCTGGCGCGGTTGCTGCGGCTACTGGCTTTTTGCAGGTGGTTGCGCATGATGGGGCCCTGCAGGCCGCGCATGGCTGTGAGCAGGTAATAGAAAAGGAAGCTCCACACTCCGGCAGTCAGTCCCAATCCCGCATAACCGGTGATAATCAGGACGATGAACAAGGCAATACTGCCGCGGTGCCCCCAGGCGAAATGCAAACGTTGGCTGATCAGCGAACAGAGGGCGATGGTCAGGTTGGCCCCCGCCCACACCGGTCCGAACCAGGCGAGGGGTACTCCGGTCTGTTGCATGTAGGGTTGAATCAGCCATACGGTATAGAAAGAGGCGATGCCGAGCACGGTGCCGAACAGGATCGTGGCCCGGACGTGACGGCTCTCCAGAAAGGCGTAGCGGCAGGTGTGCAGCGCTTCCATCAAGTGAGAATGGATGGCCGGTTCGGCTTCTGTCTCCGGTTCGATCAGAGTCAGGCAGAGTCCAAGCCCGAGTATCCATAGGCCGATCTGTCCAACAAAGGGCAGCAGGGGCCAGGCCGCATACATGACCCCCGCAAACAGGGCTCCGGCGGCCTCGCCCGTCTGGGCGCAACCGGTCATGCGCCCGTCGAAACGGGCATACTGTTCTTCCCTTCCCTGGGCACGCAATGTCTCAAAGAGCAGGGCACTGTCTGAACCGCTGATGAAAGCCCAGGCCCCACCGAGAATAATTTCAGCAAGCAGCACTCCGGCAAAAGAATCGGCTAGGGTGTAGAGGCTCCAGCCGCCGATGGCTAGCATGCAGGCCAGAGTCAGCGCAGTGCGGTAGCCCAAACGATCGCTGAGGTAGCCAGACGGATACTCAAAAAGGATACTGGCTATCGAAAAGATCGCCTGCAGCAGCAGAATATCGGTCAGACTGAGGCCGATCTGATCCTTCCAGAACAGAGTGATGATCGCCATCGGAAACAGAGTCATCTTGAGGAAAGAAAAAGCGTAGAGCTTGGGTATATTGTGTTGTAGTGGCATGGTACCGGTATTCATGGAATCACTTTCTCGCCCTTCAGGTCGAAAGCCGTTGATGAACAGCTTGGAAAACTGTCGTCAGAATAGCAATTCCGCCATGCATTTGCTACTCGTCTTAACAATCCCTTTCTGAGCTTCTCTTCATTCTATTGTTGCGCCGGTTTGGCTGTGCTATTGTTCGGCAATAACTGATTTGCTGCTTGAGTTAGGATGACGTTCGTCTGTCGGGGAGGTCGTGGGTGGCCAAACAGGTCGGTCTTCGCACTGAAATCATTTTTCATATCACCCTGTTGTTAGGGGCGGCGCTGCTGTTCGGTGGGTTCTTGATGCTTAAGCTGACCGAGCGGGAGCTGCTGAATCAGCGGCTTGATAACCTGAAGGCGACTTTGGAGGTCGTGGCTCTTTCCCTTGGTGAAACCTTGGCTGGTGAAGATGTCGAGCGTAATCAGGAGATGCGTGTTGCCCGTCTATGGCCTCTGTTGCCTGATGCCACCGCTTTGGGAGTTTGGCGGCTTAAAGGCAAAATTTTAGAGCCACTTTTTCTCAGTTCATCAAAGGAATCTTTGCTGAGCGACGGTCCCCAGTTGCAGGCCTTACGTTTTAGGGCTGAACCTCAAGACCACCTTGTCTATACTGGTGTCTGGTTACCTTGGGGAGGAACACCAACTTGCTATTTCAGTTCGACTCTCCCGCTTCGCCAACGGGGCAAACTCGCCGGTGTCTTGCAGGCCCGTTTCTCTCTGGATGAAGTAGCCGTCCGGGTCCGCTCCTCTCTGAAGATTTTGCTCGTATATGTTGTTATTTACGGTGCAGTCCTGTTTTTGTTTGGTCTCTATCTGCTCAACCGAAATGTGGTGCGCCCCATTGGTTTACTCTTGGATACGACTCGACGGGTAGCTGAAGGGAACCTTGATGACCAGGTGAGCGAAGAGGGACCTTTGGAAATCGCTTCTTTGGCCAGTTCATTTAATACCATGGTCTCGGCTTTACGGGAAAGCCGCCAGAATAGCGAAGACCATATTTACTCTTTACAACGGGCCAACGCAGAGCTGAAAGAGACCCGTAGTGAATTATTGCGCTCGGAAAAAATGGCTTCGGTCGGTCATCTAGCTGCAGGCATGGCCCATGAAGTCGGGAACCCTTTGGCGGCGGTAGTCGGATATCTGGCGTTGCTGAAAATAGAACTTCCGGCTGGTCGCCAACGGGAGATAGCCGAACACGCTGCGGTGGAGGTTGAGCGTATCGACCGCCTGGTTCGCGAACTGCTCGATTATGCCAAGCCGGGAGAAGAAAAAACCGAGAATTTCGACCCATTGACGGTTTTACGAGAAGCTTTATCGCTCCTCGATCATCAGGGACTTTTTGCCAATGTTGAAATTGTCGAATCGCTACCGCAACAGTTGCCTCAAGTGACCATGATTCGCCATCGTCTCCTGCAGGTCTTCGTCAATTTGCTGGTTAATGCCCGGGATGCTCTATTCGAGAAGGGTGAAATTTACCTGGCTGGTGGAGAGGCCGAGGATTCGGTTTGGATTCGTTTCGCCGACAATGGAAGCGGTATTGCCCCGCAGCATCTGCCCCACATCTTTGATCCCTTCTTCACTACAAAAGCGCCTGGAAAAGGACGAGGTTTGGGCTTAGCAGTTTGTTACCGTGTGCTGCAAGAGGCCGGAGGGGAGATTGAAGTGCAATCTGAACTCGAGCGTGGCAGCGCCTTTACCGTGCGTATGAAAAAGGAGGAAGACGAGCATGGGGACTAAGAAGAAAAAAGTCCTGGTCGTCGATGACGAAACCAGTGTGCGACACATGTTGCGCCTGGTCCTTGAAGGCGCAGGCTATGAGATGTGCGAAGCCGGCAGCGGAACGGAAGCTCTTCAGTTTTTGCAAGATAATTCCTTTGACATTATCTTGAGTGATATTCGCATGCCGGAACTGGATGGGCTCGGGCTGTTGCAGCAAATCAAAGAGCTGGGTGTCGATAGCATGGTGATCATGATGAGCGCATATGGTTCTGTCGATACGGCCGTGGAATGTCTTAAACATGGCGCCTACGATTATATTTCCAAACCCTTCAAGCCCGACGAGGTGATTCTTACCTTGCGCAAAGCCGAAGAGAGGATTCGTCTGCAGCGAGAGAACGTGAGGTTGCGGCAGCAACTCTCCCAAAAAAACGAGAGTCATAAGATTGTTTGTCGCAGTAAGGTCATGGACCGCTTGCTCACCTTGGTGACACGGGTTGCCGAAACAAATAGCCCGGTGCTTATTACCGGGGAAACCGGTACGGGGAAGGAATTGATAGCGCGGGCTCTGCACCAGCAGAGCGCCCGTGCTAAAAAACCTTTTATTGCTGTTAATTGCGGCGCCATCGCTCCATCACTGGTCGAAAGTGAGCTGTTTGGTCACGCCCGGGGTGCTTTTACGGGAGCGGTGCAACAGAAGGCCGGGCTTTTCGAGGAGGCTTCCGGCGGCACCTTGTTTCTTGATGAGATCGGTGAACTGCCGATGGATTTGCAACCCAAGTTGCTGCGAGTTCTTCAGGAAGGAGAGGTGCGCCGCGTCGGTGAGAATCGATCACGCAAGGTCGATGTGCGGGTGCTGGCTGCCACGGCCCGTGACCTGCGGAAGTTGGTGGCAAATGGTAAGTGGCGCGACGATCTATTTTTCCGTCTTGCCGTTGTGGAGATGCATATTCCACCACTGCGCGAGAGGCGGGAAGATATTGTACTGCTGGCGAAACATTTTGCCAGTGGCGTAGCGGCCAGAGAAGGTCGTCCAACCCCGGAAATCACACCGGGGGTTGCCGATACTTTGAAAAACTATTCCTGGCCCGGAAATGTTCGTGAGCTAGCCAACTTTATGGAAAAAACCATGATCTTCTGCCGAAACGATGTGCTTGATCTTGAGACTTTGCCCGGGGAAATGCGCCGCCGGGATCGTGATGCGACACATAAATACTCCCTTAAAGAAGCGGCCCTGCGTCTGGAAAAGGAATATATCCGCAAAGCTTTGGCGGCGACTGATGGCAATCGAACGCAGGCCGCAAAACTGTTGGAAATCAGTTTGCGCAAGCTGCTTTATAAAATAAAAGAGTACGAAATCGAATAGCCGTAACACGGGCTTCTGTAATGTAGCTAACACGCTAATCATCGATGCCGCTCCTGTTTTCCTGTATGCAAATCTCACCTTATCCCTTCGTTGTTTATGGTTCCTTTTGCTTTTTGAAAAACCAGAAGGCCCTCATTTAATCAACTGTATAGGTGGCTGGGTGTGCAAAAAGTGCACCCCTGGTATGTATCTTTTGCATTGTTTTGATGTGGGTTTAGATAAATATGGAAGAAAATTGCTATTTGTCGGGGCTTATGTCTTTGGCTTAATATTTGCATATAAAATTTCATAGTCAGGCATAATGCTTGACAAGGTTCGTCAATTTTTCGATTGAGGAGTTTAGATGTGAAGCGATTCAGTAACGAAGGATTCACTTTGATCGAAACCTTAGTGGTGGTAGTTATCCTTGCTATCGGCTTGGCTATAGCGATCCCCACTTTTATGGAGATGGGGCGAAGCAATGCCGTAAAGGCCGAAGCTCGTTCGCTCAAAAACCTGCTGGCGCGAACCCGGATGGATGCAGTGGAGGGCAATCAATCCCTTACCGCCACAATCAACGTGGCTACTAGCAGCTGTACTGTAACCGATACGGCTACCGGCACCGTTGTTTCTACTACCAATTTCGATGGGGTGCAGCTGATTCCCGCTCCGAACCCTTTGTCGATTGTTTGGAATTCCAGAGGAATGGTTGGCAATTTTTCGAGCATTAACCTGGTCGGCGCTGAAGCGACTTACCAAGTGTTTGTCAGTGCTGCAGGCAATGTCCGTATTGCCAAACAGTGAGAAGGAGAGATCTGTCGTGAAATCAAAAGCGGGCTTTACCCTGATTGAGGTGCTCATCGCCATGGTGGTGTCCATGATTATTATGGGGGGCGCTTATTCGGTGTTTATGTCGCAACAGAAAAATACCGTCGCGCAAACCGATATCAGCGATATTCAACAAAATCTGCGGGCGGCGATGGATTTTATGGCGCGGGATATTCGTATGGCTGGGTATGCCGGGACGGCAAACGGCAGTCTGGGGGATTTCGGTTTTGTTGAGGTGGGTTTCAGCGACTTTTCCGGCAATCCAAGCTCGGGGGCCATGGATCAGGGGTTTCTGCAATTTTCCTGGGACATGGACGACAGCAACTCCCGGATTGCTGGGGATGGAGAAACCGTTACTTATTCCCTCTCCAACAATACTTTGGTCGCTCCCGGCTCTATCGCTTTGATGCGGCAGCGAGACAGCGAGCTTGTTCGACAGCCGTTGGCCGGTTTTATCATTGCTTTGGGTTTGGCTTTTGCTTACGACGCCGACCAGGACGGCGAACTCGACCAGGATGCCGCAGGCAACGTGATCTGGGCGGTTGATACGCGCAACGACGGCGTCTGGGACAACTTGGACACCAACGGCGACGGGCAGATCAGTGCCGCCGATCTCGGTGGCGCAGCAGCTACCGGTCAAATCGCTGGAACCGCAACAGGGGTACCCCTCCGGCCGCAGGATATTCGCGCGGTGCGTATCTGGCTCCTCGGGCGTTCGGCGTCGCCGGATAATAGCTATACCGATAGTAATATATATACTGTCGGCCCCAATGTCATTCAGCCGAATAACAATTTTCGCCATCGATTGCTGGAAAGAACCGTGCTTTGCCGCAATATGGGGTTAAATCTATGACTACAGTGAAAAACAATAATCAGAAGGGCTTTTCCCTGCTGGAAGCACTCATCGCCATGGTGCTTTTGAGCATCGGTTTGCTGGGTGCAGGGTTGATGCAGATCGGCAGTATAAAGGCTAATACCAATGCCGAAAATCGCACTTTTGGTGTCGGCTTGGCGCAATCGGTAATGAACGACCTTCGCTGTCAACCTCTGGATTTTGTTCTTACGCCTGACGATCTTTTGGATGATGAGGATGGCGACGGGGCGGGCGGTTTAAATGATGGCATGGCCCTTGCCGGTGCCAATCCGATTCCGGCCAATGCCGATCAATCTCTGGGGCAGATTACCGCCTCCGATGGCAGGAATTACACGATATTCTGGAACGTTGCCGATAATGTGCCGGTAAATGGGGCCAAAACCCTTAGGCTCTTCGTCTATTGGAACGACCAAAGATTTGGCGTGAACAAGGTTATCATGACCACTGTGTTGGGAGGCTTTTATCTATGAACAAACCAATTACAGCCAAAGGTGTTTTGGTTATCCTGGCTGATCAGCAAGGCTTTGCTCTAATTACCGCCGTGATGATGCTGTTCGTCGCCATGGTTCTGGGCCTGATGGTAGTGGATTCCGCGGATATGGAGATTTTGCTTTCCGGTGGACAACAGCGCTACGAGGAGAGCCTTAATATCACCGAAGGGGGATCGGGCAGTGAGGCCGCTGCTATTGGCACGGGCAATCCTATTAATTGGGCCGGACCCAGTCGCTCTTATGCCGTGGTGAATCCATCGATACAGAATCAAATTCTTTCACCCGCCACCTCCAGCGACGCCCTGTTCGACCCCGGCGGCGACATGACACTGCCGGGGACAGCCTATACTGTCACCGCTGCCACCACTCCCGAACTGTGGCCCACGGAAAATCTGCTGAATTCCACCGCTGCTGCCGATGATCGTTTTGATTATCAATACCGAGGTACTTACCTGCGCGATGATGCTCCCCCAAAGGGGTACGACGTGACCAAATTCAGCGGTTATCTTTTTCAAATCGAAGCCCAACGAAATACGCTGGTTGAGATGGGCGGCAGCAAAGTCGGCCCGAAAATGAGCCTGTAAAGGAGACCCTTATGTCCAGATACCAGTTGAGAAAAGCTCTACTCGCCTCAGTGGCTTGCCTGTCTCTGTTATTGCCGGCCAATATCACCCGGGCTGTTGACACCGATATCTACCAGGCCAATGTTAAGCAGAATGCTTATATTCTTCTCGACAACTCAAGCAGCATGGATTTCGGGGTGTACGAGAGCAATATCGATTATGCGGCAATGTTTGAATATTTGTATGCCATGGGTGATGTAGACGATACCATTGCAGGGGCCTATTTTCATAACAACCACAACGACCGAACTAAGGTTTATTTGTTGAAGGGTAATATAGGGGTGTCAATTATTAACATCGATGGTGAAGACCGTGCTTTTACCGGCGATGCGGCAGACCCCGACTACCTTTGGTATGTCAATGACCTGGTAGACCTTCATGTATACATCGATTCCAGCGGAAATTTGACGACCGAATCTGGGCAGACTGCTCGACTGAGCGTTGACGGTGACGGAAATATCCTTCTTGATGGTGTCGCCCTGCCCCTTGGTCAAAATCGGAAGCTTCATGACTACAAGACCCTGTATGACGGATCGGTGGTGGACGAAGGGGTAGGCGGATTGCTTAACGCGCCCGGCTATTATTTCAGCGGTTTGGAAGCTGTTGGCTCCGATGCAGGCGATCACGATAAGGCCGAAGATGGTGATACAGAGGTTTATTTCTTTATTACCGGTAACTGGATCAACATGCAGCAAATGTATAACCTGCATTACATAGCCAACCCGCCCGGTGACCCTGCCCTGGGCGATCCGGCTTGGAAGCATGAGTTGTTTCCGATATCAGCCAGTGACTGGAGTGTTACCAATAATGTGGTCGATTACCCGGAAGGAACCGGCAATTATACCAATAAGTTAAGCGAAGCCGACACGGTGAGGACCATCACCCATCCGGGGGCCGCTCAGATCCAGGTTCACTTCAGTATGTTTGATGTGGAAGGAGACAGTAACTCCAGTAAATTTAGTAATGATTATGTGGCCCTCTATGACGGAGAGGGCACGTTGGTCGCCCAGTACGACAACGACAACAATCCGCAGGGGGATTGGTCGCCCACGGTTACTGGGGATACGGTCCGCATCGCTTTAAAGAGTGATAAGGGTGTGGTTAAAACAGGTTATACCATTGATCAGTATCGCACCACCTATTCCGCTGATTCCTATTTGATGCAGAACCGCCTGGATGTGGCGAAAGATGCCTTGCTTTATGTCATCGACGAAT
Protein-coding sequences here:
- a CDS encoding sigma-54-dependent transcriptional regulator, translated to MGTKKKKVLVVDDETSVRHMLRLVLEGAGYEMCEAGSGTEALQFLQDNSFDIILSDIRMPELDGLGLLQQIKELGVDSMVIMMSAYGSVDTAVECLKHGAYDYISKPFKPDEVILTLRKAEERIRLQRENVRLRQQLSQKNESHKIVCRSKVMDRLLTLVTRVAETNSPVLITGETGTGKELIARALHQQSARAKKPFIAVNCGAIAPSLVESELFGHARGAFTGAVQQKAGLFEEASGGTLFLDEIGELPMDLQPKLLRVLQEGEVRRVGENRSRKVDVRVLAATARDLRKLVANGKWRDDLFFRLAVVEMHIPPLRERREDIVLLAKHFASGVAAREGRPTPEITPGVADTLKNYSWPGNVRELANFMEKTMIFCRNDVLDLETLPGEMRRRDRDATHKYSLKEAALRLEKEYIRKALAATDGNRTQAAKLLEISLRKLLYKIKEYEIE
- a CDS encoding IS3 family transposase (programmed frameshift), producing the protein MDTAESKRKRRTQRDYTMGFKLQVVAAVEKGDMTYKQAQKIYGIQGRSTVLKWLRKHGRLDWTQPVRMTMPKSPKAKESPAQKIKRLERELEDERLRNLLLNEVVDILDAEHGTGLRKKYIAKARRLQKQKGLSLSRACKLLGITRQAVYQREKRSEQRSIELAPVKSMVMEVRRFMPRLGTRKLYFLLKPMFVEQGIKLGRDAFFDYLRAHQLLVTPIKRYTKTTHSKHWMKKYPNRLGSQEISCAEQAFVSDITYVETDEGVHYLSLVTDAYSRKIMGYEVSDNMRADRVVKALRRAAKQRQTSRALIHHSDRGLQYCSAIYQQELKRHGMTPSMTDGYDCYQNALAERVNGILKQEFLITKCRTLSELKGLVRESVDTYNRLRPHLSLDMKTPEEVHKKATSAREVA
- a CDS encoding MFS transporter; this encodes MNTGTMPLQHNIPKLYAFSFLKMTLFPMAIITLFWKDQIGLSLTDILLLQAIFSIASILFEYPSGYLSDRLGYRTALTLACMLAIGGWSLYTLADSFAGVLLAEIILGGAWAFISGSDSALLFETLRAQGREEQYARFDGRMTGCAQTGEAAGALFAGVMYAAWPLLPFVGQIGLWILGLGLCLTLIEPETEAEPAIHSHLMEALHTCRYAFLESRHVRATILFGTVLGIASFYTVWLIQPYMQQTGVPLAWFGPVWAGANLTIALCSLISQRLHFAWGHRGSIALFIVLIITGYAGLGLTAGVWSFLFYYLLTAMRGLQGPIMRNHLQKASSRSNRASILSLHSLAFRILFVATGPLVGLAADHLGLRPTFGVMAVLFAVALLPGAWLFLNTLPNTSTNVDGG
- a CDS encoding TIGR00300 family protein, whose amino-acid sequence is MEQQVVLRGHLIDDQILSRVLDAIGSLGAEHEIEKLSVGRTRQDCSEVLLRITAPTSEVLAEVLERIAVLGAEPVEFLPARLQPAPGDGVLPKHFYATTNLPTKVLVAGHWLSVTEEEMDLALVVSPELDRVRALPMTAVKAGDQVVVGEQGVRVSYPPRVSGEHSFRFMSSSVSAEKPKSPLLQQVVAAVRRIKQANKKVLLVGGPAIVHTGAGPLLEELIRQGWVDVLFAGNALAAHDIEQALFGTSLGVPVCGDRPSRSGHAHHLWAINSIREAGSIKGAVTSGVLNRGIMHACVTHQIPFVLAGSIRDDGPLPEVVTDVLVAQEAMRQQLSGVGLAFMIGTTLHAIATGNLLPARVFTVCVDINPGVVTKLHDRGSRQSLGIVMDAASFLEQLARGLEVEISNE
- a CDS encoding HD domain-containing protein; this encodes MNPIALIEKHYPPGSTTHRILLQHSEQVAEKAVIIANRMPKTAVDTDFVREAALLHDIGILFTAAPLLGCKGTLPYLCHGIKGRELLDAEGLPRHALVCERHIGVGLSAEEIVRQKLPLPVRDMLPLSLEERIVAYADLFFSKNPAKLGFERSVDKVRNSLARHGEDKVVIFDKWHERFGG
- a CDS encoding sensor histidine kinase, whose translation is MAKQVGLRTEIIFHITLLLGAALLFGGFLMLKLTERELLNQRLDNLKATLEVVALSLGETLAGEDVERNQEMRVARLWPLLPDATALGVWRLKGKILEPLFLSSSKESLLSDGPQLQALRFRAEPQDHLVYTGVWLPWGGTPTCYFSSTLPLRQRGKLAGVLQARFSLDEVAVRVRSSLKILLVYVVIYGAVLFLFGLYLLNRNVVRPIGLLLDTTRRVAEGNLDDQVSEEGPLEIASLASSFNTMVSALRESRQNSEDHIYSLQRANAELKETRSELLRSEKMASVGHLAAGMAHEVGNPLAAVVGYLALLKIELPAGRQREIAEHAAVEVERIDRLVRELLDYAKPGEEKTENFDPLTVLREALSLLDHQGLFANVEIVESLPQQLPQVTMIRHRLLQVFVNLLVNARDALFEKGEIYLAGGEAEDSVWIRFADNGSGIAPQHLPHIFDPFFTTKAPGKGRGLGLAVCYRVLQEAGGEIEVQSELERGSAFTVRMKKEEDEHGD